From Thalassovita sp.:
GCATTTGAGTATTTTTGAAACAGCTCCAATGGTCTGAGGCCGTCAGACCGAGGTTTAGGGCGCGCGCCACATAGGCGCGCACCTTTTGGTTAACAGATCTTAAAGATCGCGGAAGCGTTTTTCCTGCCGGGCGGTCCAGCGCACGGTGAGGTCAAAACCGGTTTCGGTCTGTTCCTCCTGCTGCACCAGATCCTCCTGAAACAGCCAGGCGCGTTTGCGGCCCTCGGCAAAGCTGAGGCTCAGCTGGCTTTCATGGGTTTCCGAGGCCAGCTTGGCCTTCACCGCATCCAGCAGCTTGCCCTGACCTTCCCCGGTGATCGCCGAGATCGCAAAGATATCCTCTTCGCGGTCCGCGCGTTCATTCATCACCTCGCGGGTGTCCTCATCCAGGAGGTCGATCTTGTTCCAGACCTCCAGAACTGGGGTGTCTTCGCCCACACCCAGGCTCTCCATGATCGACAGCACGTTTTCCGCCTGCCCCTCGGTTTCGGGATGGGCAATGTCACGCACATGCAGGATCAGGTTGGCGCTCAGCACCTCTTCCAGCGTCGCACGGAAGGAGGCGACCAATTCCGTCGGCAGGTCCGAGATGAAGCCCACCGTATCACTCAGGATCACCTCAGGCCCGTTGTCGGGCAGATCAACCCGCCGCATGGTCGGATCCAGCGTGGCAAAGAGCATGTCTTTGGCCATCACATCGGCGCCGGTCAGATGGTTGAACAAGGTGGATTTGCCAGCGTTGGTGTAGCCCACCAGCGCCACCACCGGAAACGGCACCTTGGCGCGGGCGGCGCGGTGCAATTCGCGGGTTTTCACCACCTTGTCCAGCTGACGGCGCAGGCGCACCAGCTGTTCGTCGATCGCACGGCGGTCGGCCTCAATCTGGGTTTCGCCGGGACCGCCGACAAACCCCAATCCGCCCCGCTGGCGTTCCAGGTGGGTCCAGGCGCGCACCAGTCGGGTGCGCTGATAGCTCAGCGCCGCCATTTCCACCTGCAACACACCTTCGCGGGTGCGGGCCCGGTCCGAGAAGATCTCAAGGATCAGACCGGTGCGGTCCAGCAGTTTGACCTTCCAGGCCTTTTCAAGGTTACGTTGCTGCACGGGCGTCACTGGCCCGTCGATCAGCACCAATTCGACCTCATTCGCTTTCAGGAGCTGTTTCAGTTCCTCGATCTTTCCCGAGCCAAACAGGTAGCCCGCGTGCGCGCGGGGCAGCGGCACTTTGGTGGATCCAACCACCTCCAAATCGGGCAAAGCCGCCGCAAGCGAGACCGCCTCTTCCAAGGCATAGTCTGCTTCACGACGGTTCTTGTCGGTTTTCAGATCAGGATGCAGAACCCAGGCGCGGGTCGCGATCCGTTCATGTGTTTCCAATTAGGACTCTTCACCATCGTAAAGGTTGATGGGTTGTGCCGGCATGATGGTCGAGATTGCGTGTTTGTAGACAAGCTGCGACTGGCCGTCACGGCGCAGGAGCACACAGAAATTGTCAAACCAGGTGATGACCCCCTGCAGCTTCACGCCGTTGATCAGAAAGATGGTCACCGGGATCTTCGTTTTCCGGGTGTGGTTCAGAAAGGCGTCTTGCAGGTTCTGTTTGTCGGAAGCCATTTATGGTTACCTTTTATTATTTGCCGCTTTTCCGGCGTCCCTGTTCATCAATAGGTGCTACTATGTCGCGCCAGCAGAGGAGTTTCCACCCCAAAAATCAACAGGGTATCTTCGCGGGGATCACTGTGGCCAATCGGTGACCTAGCGGCGGAACAGCCCAGAGGTAAAGAGCGCCACAATCGCCAGCATCTCCAGCCGGCCCAGCACCATCGCCGCAGCGA
This genomic window contains:
- the hflX gene encoding GTPase HflX, which produces METHERIATRAWVLHPDLKTDKNRREADYALEEAVSLAAALPDLEVVGSTKVPLPRAHAGYLFGSGKIEELKQLLKANEVELVLIDGPVTPVQQRNLEKAWKVKLLDRTGLILEIFSDRARTREGVLQVEMAALSYQRTRLVRAWTHLERQRGGLGFVGGPGETQIEADRRAIDEQLVRLRRQLDKVVKTRELHRAARAKVPFPVVALVGYTNAGKSTLFNHLTGADVMAKDMLFATLDPTMRRVDLPDNGPEVILSDTVGFISDLPTELVASFRATLEEVLSANLILHVRDIAHPETEGQAENVLSIMESLGVGEDTPVLEVWNKIDLLDEDTREVMNERADREEDIFAISAITGEGQGKLLDAVKAKLASETHESQLSLSFAEGRKRAWLFQEDLVQQEEQTETGFDLTVRWTARQEKRFRDL
- the hfq gene encoding RNA chaperone Hfq; translated protein: MASDKQNLQDAFLNHTRKTKIPVTIFLINGVKLQGVITWFDNFCVLLRRDGQSQLVYKHAISTIMPAQPINLYDGEES